The Peribacillus sp. FSL P2-0133 genome has a segment encoding these proteins:
- a CDS encoding polysaccharide deacetylase family protein, giving the protein MKRYRVLWMVALLGILILPGCSQGILEGIGIKTAAPIAEEDIEVVEAAENGAGQDLEGQIDTGNWVTAESAVQLPILMYHSISEGNGLRVPSEEFRAQMAWLRENGYYTLSPEEAYLVLTENRMPSEKCVWLTFDDGYTDNYTEAFPILKENDMKATVFMIGKSIDKGHHLTEDQMLEMSRNGISIESHTINHLELNRMTAVQQEAEMVQSKELFDRILGQDTTVLSYPVGRYNEESLRLSEEVGYKMAVTTEPGGASRDQGMHALHRVRISPGLSVDGFASLIENASKH; this is encoded by the coding sequence GTGAAAAGATATAGAGTTTTATGGATGGTGGCATTGCTGGGGATTTTAATTTTACCTGGATGTTCACAAGGGATTTTAGAGGGTATAGGCATAAAGACGGCTGCACCGATTGCGGAAGAAGACATTGAAGTGGTCGAAGCGGCTGAGAATGGGGCAGGGCAGGATTTGGAAGGCCAAATCGATACGGGAAACTGGGTAACGGCCGAGTCCGCTGTCCAGCTTCCAATCTTGATGTATCACAGCATTTCTGAAGGTAATGGCCTTCGGGTTCCAAGTGAGGAATTCCGAGCACAGATGGCTTGGCTTCGGGAGAATGGTTACTATACATTATCCCCTGAAGAAGCATACCTTGTTTTAACCGAGAATCGGATGCCAAGTGAGAAGTGCGTCTGGCTTACTTTTGATGATGGCTATACAGATAACTACACGGAGGCTTTTCCGATATTAAAAGAAAATGATATGAAAGCAACTGTCTTCATGATCGGTAAGTCCATTGATAAAGGTCATCACCTGACTGAAGATCAAATGTTGGAGATGAGCAGGAATGGGATTTCGATCGAAAGCCATACCATCAACCATTTGGAGCTGAACCGCATGACGGCAGTGCAGCAAGAAGCGGAAATGGTTCAGTCGAAGGAGCTATTCGACCGTATCCTCGGCCAGGACACGACGGTGCTTTCCTATCCGGTTGGCCGGTATAATGAAGAGAGTCTAAGGCTGTCAGAAGAAGTTGGATACAAGATGGCAGTCACTACCGAACCTGGGGGAGCTTCAAGGGACCAAGGGATGCATGCCCTGCATCGAGTTCGGATTTCACCCGGGTTATCAGTCGATGGGTTTGCGTCACTGATTGAAAATGCTTCAAAGCATTGA
- a CDS encoding acyltransferase family protein produces the protein MNQPLINIESKFRPEIEGLRVVAALLVAVYHIWLNRVSGGVDVFFVISGFLITTSIVSTINRTGEYRFRPYVTKLIKRLLPSVFFILAIVLALSWFLLPKSILDKTIHEVFASMFFYQNWQLAFSSTDYLDSSQMKTPVEHFWALSIQGQFYIIWFLIFTLILFLIKKYKLTKVKTLINTILGILFVSSFIYSIYLTSVNQPWAYFITMTRVWEFALGSLLCINLSSIKVNKYIATVIGWLGLIGLILTGIVFNVSEMFPGYIALWPMTCALFIVLSGTCDTKYGVKRFLGSPVMVKLGGIAFGIYLWHWVLLEFYRYNVQETPGFIVGTLIIVSSIALSFLMTRYIEEPIRSSKDNKYSFKRLGIMGSVNVLLIASLLIGVYIDQNKLENNINDKNYPGALAVKNPDDIPDQEPIPSYSEVFDDLPKAHLDGSNQGLKESDLKIGEYGETENYDATIALIGSSHSEHWLGAILEATKDDNYRVLNMTRSGTRFSTGYADDDLKGIWVNNVLDYLKDSDVDLVISHATASDTPNNKIQQQMVDQLQYVKDEYGIEVLAIRDDPRYSFNVLESLETDGLEETTKKMNSVDNQKDESFWSQFEKENKSLHKIDLTDYFKVNGKFQPIIGNVIIYRDNRHLTNTYSESFGPVFEEKINEIGLVEK, from the coding sequence ATGAATCAACCATTAATTAATATTGAGAGTAAATTCAGACCCGAGATCGAAGGGCTACGCGTTGTTGCGGCACTGCTGGTAGCGGTATATCATATATGGTTAAATCGTGTTTCTGGCGGGGTTGACGTATTCTTTGTAATTTCAGGTTTTCTTATTACCACTTCAATTGTTTCCACAATTAATCGAACAGGGGAATATCGTTTTAGGCCATATGTCACAAAGTTAATAAAAAGATTACTTCCCTCTGTATTTTTTATTCTTGCAATTGTTCTGGCTTTAAGTTGGTTTTTATTACCAAAATCAATTTTAGATAAAACTATACATGAAGTATTTGCCTCAATGTTTTTTTACCAAAACTGGCAACTGGCTTTTTCTAGCACGGATTATTTAGATTCCAGCCAAATGAAAACACCGGTTGAACACTTTTGGGCTTTGTCAATACAAGGACAATTTTATATAATCTGGTTTTTAATATTCACTTTAATTTTATTTTTAATAAAAAAATATAAACTAACTAAAGTTAAAACATTAATCAATACTATTTTAGGAATATTATTTGTTTCTTCTTTTATATACTCAATATATTTAACCTCTGTCAATCAGCCATGGGCTTATTTCATTACGATGACACGTGTTTGGGAATTTGCTTTAGGCAGTTTGCTCTGTATCAATTTATCATCAATAAAGGTAAATAAATATATTGCTACCGTGATAGGCTGGCTCGGATTAATCGGTTTAATTTTAACTGGAATAGTATTCAATGTATCTGAAATGTTTCCGGGGTATATTGCCTTATGGCCAATGACCTGCGCATTATTCATTGTTTTGTCTGGTACATGCGATACGAAATATGGTGTCAAACGCTTTTTAGGTTCACCTGTAATGGTGAAGCTAGGTGGAATTGCCTTTGGAATCTATTTGTGGCATTGGGTATTATTGGAGTTCTATCGTTATAATGTCCAGGAAACTCCAGGATTCATCGTTGGTACTCTTATTATCGTTTCATCAATAGCCCTTTCGTTTTTAATGACTCGATATATAGAAGAACCAATCCGAAGCTCAAAGGACAATAAATACTCATTCAAGAGACTCGGGATAATGGGCAGTGTGAATGTACTCTTGATTGCATCTCTTTTAATTGGAGTATATATAGATCAAAATAAGCTGGAAAATAATATAAATGATAAAAATTATCCAGGAGCGTTAGCTGTCAAAAACCCTGACGATATACCTGATCAAGAACCAATTCCATCATATTCTGAAGTCTTTGATGATTTACCAAAAGCGCATTTGGACGGCAGTAACCAAGGGTTAAAGGAAAGTGACTTGAAAATTGGGGAATATGGCGAAACTGAAAATTACGATGCTACAATTGCCCTGATCGGCAGTTCCCATTCAGAGCATTGGTTAGGTGCCATTTTAGAAGCAACAAAAGATGACAATTATCGTGTATTGAATATGACTCGTTCAGGTACACGTTTTTCAACAGGTTATGCGGATGATGATTTGAAAGGTATCTGGGTCAATAATGTTCTCGATTATCTAAAGGATTCAGATGTAGATCTTGTCATTTCTCATGCCACAGCTTCTGATACGCCTAATAATAAAATACAACAACAAATGGTTGATCAGCTGCAGTATGTTAAAGATGAATATGGTATTGAAGTGTTAGCGATTCGTGATGATCCAAGATATAGTTTTAATGTACTGGAATCATTAGAAACAGATGGACTAGAAGAAACTACAAAAAAAATGAATTCAGTAGATAATCAGAAAGACGAAAGCTTTTGGAGCCAATTTGAAAAAGAGAATAAATCATTGCATAAAATTGACTTAACAGATTACTTCAAGGTAAACGGTAAATTTCAGCCCATTATTGGTAATGTTATAATTTACCGTGATAATAGACATTTAACGAATACTTATTCTGAAAGTTTCGGACCTGTTTTTGAAGAAAAAATCAACGAGATAGGCTTAGTTGAAAAGTAA
- a CDS encoding DNA topoisomerase III codes for MSKTVVLAEKPSVGRDIAKVLNCGKKGNGFFEGEQYIVTWALGHLVTHADPESYDEKYKTWRLEDLPMLPSTLKLVVIKQSGKQFQSVKTQLNRNDVKDVIIATDAGREGELVARWILEKANVKKPVKRLWISSVTDKAIKDGFKNLKDGKEYENLFASAVARAEADWIVGMNATRALTTKHNAQLSCGRVQTPTLAMIAKKEEEIKQFQPRKYYGVSAIAEPDLRLIWQDAQSKDIRTFDKNKAEQVLAAVKGKSAEVAEVNKSHKKSFAPSLYDLTELQRDANKKFGYSAKETLSIMQRLYESHKVLTYPRTDSRFLSTDLVDTLKERLQAVSIKPYAQYASRILRSPIKVNKSFVDDSKVSDHHAIIPTEQTPLPGKLSDKESKIYDLVVKRFLAVLMPPFEYEQTTITAKMGQETFMAKGKVVLKSGWKEVYDHQFDEEEAKDGLAEQLLPNVQKGDRLTISTVKQTEGETKPPEPFNEGSLLSAMENPARFMAGESKELIKTLGETGGIGTVATRADVIEKLFNSFLIEKRGKGLHVTSKGKQLLQLAPEDLRSPALTAQWEQKLTAIAKGKLPKQAFIGDMRTYAKNIVHEIKNSDQKFKHDNVSGTKCPDCGKLMLEVNSKKGKMLVCQDRECGHKKSVSRVTNARCPQCHKKMEMRGQGEAQTFTCKCGFHEKLSSYNKRRGQNKNQKVSKNEVSNYMKKQNKEEPINTALADALAKLKFDK; via the coding sequence ATGAGTAAAACAGTCGTACTGGCCGAGAAACCTTCGGTCGGAAGAGATATAGCTAAAGTGCTGAATTGCGGGAAAAAGGGTAATGGTTTTTTTGAAGGCGAACAGTATATCGTCACTTGGGCACTAGGTCATTTGGTCACCCATGCAGATCCGGAATCTTATGATGAAAAATATAAAACTTGGCGCCTTGAGGACCTGCCCATGTTGCCGTCTACTTTGAAGTTGGTCGTCATCAAGCAATCAGGCAAACAATTTCAATCGGTTAAAACACAATTGAACCGCAATGATGTCAAGGATGTCATCATTGCAACGGATGCAGGCCGTGAAGGGGAACTTGTTGCACGCTGGATTCTCGAAAAAGCGAATGTGAAGAAGCCGGTCAAACGGCTTTGGATTTCCTCTGTAACGGATAAAGCTATCAAAGATGGATTTAAAAACCTGAAGGATGGCAAGGAGTATGAAAACCTATTTGCCTCTGCTGTAGCAAGGGCGGAAGCAGACTGGATCGTTGGGATGAACGCGACTCGTGCCCTGACAACCAAGCACAATGCCCAGTTATCCTGCGGGAGGGTCCAAACGCCGACACTTGCGATGATTGCAAAAAAAGAAGAAGAAATAAAACAATTCCAGCCTAGGAAATATTATGGCGTTTCGGCAATAGCAGAACCTGATTTGCGCCTGATATGGCAAGATGCTCAATCAAAAGATATCCGCACATTTGATAAAAACAAGGCTGAACAGGTTCTTGCAGCCGTTAAGGGGAAAAGTGCAGAAGTCGCTGAAGTTAACAAGTCCCATAAGAAAAGTTTTGCCCCTTCTTTATATGATTTAACAGAACTTCAACGGGACGCCAATAAGAAGTTCGGCTATTCGGCGAAAGAGACGCTATCGATCATGCAACGCTTATATGAAAGCCATAAAGTCTTGACTTATCCAAGGACGGATTCACGCTTTTTATCAACGGATTTGGTTGATACGCTAAAAGAAAGATTACAAGCTGTAAGCATTAAACCATATGCCCAGTATGCATCGAGGATCCTCCGCAGCCCGATTAAGGTCAATAAATCGTTCGTGGATGATAGCAAGGTTTCTGATCACCATGCAATCATCCCCACTGAGCAAACACCGCTGCCGGGAAAACTTAGCGACAAGGAATCGAAAATCTATGATTTGGTCGTTAAAAGGTTCCTTGCTGTATTGATGCCGCCTTTTGAATATGAACAAACGACCATCACCGCAAAAATGGGGCAGGAGACATTCATGGCAAAAGGGAAGGTCGTCCTGAAGTCAGGTTGGAAGGAAGTTTATGATCACCAATTCGATGAGGAAGAAGCTAAAGATGGCCTTGCAGAGCAACTGCTTCCGAATGTTCAAAAAGGTGACCGTTTAACCATTTCGACCGTGAAACAAACAGAGGGTGAAACGAAACCGCCAGAACCATTCAATGAAGGGTCGCTTCTTTCGGCAATGGAGAATCCTGCTCGTTTCATGGCAGGGGAAAGCAAAGAGCTCATCAAGACCTTGGGTGAAACTGGCGGAATTGGAACTGTTGCAACGCGTGCTGACGTTATTGAAAAGCTGTTCAATAGCTTCCTGATAGAGAAGAGGGGAAAGGGCCTTCATGTTACCTCGAAAGGAAAACAACTTCTTCAATTGGCGCCTGAAGACTTGCGATCACCAGCTTTGACAGCTCAATGGGAGCAAAAGTTAACCGCGATTGCAAAAGGAAAGCTGCCAAAACAGGCTTTCATCGGAGATATGCGCACCTACGCTAAAAATATCGTCCATGAAATCAAAAATAGTGACCAAAAATTCAAGCATGATAACGTGTCAGGAACGAAATGCCCTGATTGCGGCAAGCTGATGCTTGAAGTGAATAGTAAAAAGGGAAAAATGCTTGTCTGCCAAGATCGTGAATGTGGCCACAAAAAAAGTGTTTCACGTGTAACAAATGCCAGATGCCCACAATGTCACAAAAAGATGGAAATGCGCGGTCAAGGAGAAGCGCAGACATTCACCTGTAAATGTGGTTTTCACGAAAAACTTTCTTCTTACAATAAACGAAGAGGGCAAAATAAAAATCAAAAAGTATCCAAAAATGAAGTCTCCAATTATATGAAAAAGCAAAATAAAGAAGAGCCGATCAATACTGCATTGGCGGATGCCTTGGCAAAACTGAAATTCGATAAATAA
- a CDS encoding ABC-F family ATP-binding cassette domain-containing protein, which translates to MSLLSIDKLAHSFGDRTLFKDVSFRLMAGEHVGLVGANGVGKSTMMNIITGQLIHDDGRVEWTPGVEYGYLDQHTILSKGKSIRDVLRDAYLPLFEQEKALNEVTEKMGTATPEELEELLEQMGEIQDKLEAGGFYNLDIKIEEAARGLGLDAIGLDRDVSALSGGQRTKVLLAKLLLEQPEVLLLDEPTNYLDVEHIRWLSSYLKEYPNAFLLISHDTEFMNGVVDVIFHLEFSKLTRYTATYEKFLELAELNKNQHINAYEKQREFIKKQEDFIAKNKARYSTTGRAKSRQKQLNRMERIDRPETAMKPTFDFKESRASSRYVFEGEDLEIGYDRPLLPKLSMTIERGEKIAVVGCNGVGKSTLLKTILGKIDPLGGKRSLGDFLFSSYFEQEVKAGDTTPIDEVWNAFPHLDQPQVRAILARVGLKNEHITRPMSHLSGGEQSKVRLCKLMLTESNWLLFDEPTNHLDVVAKEELKRALKEYKGTIILVCHEPDFYEDWITKVWDVEEWSNNN; encoded by the coding sequence ATGAGCTTACTTTCTATAGATAAATTAGCACACAGCTTTGGCGACCGTACCTTATTCAAAGATGTATCCTTCCGCCTGATGGCCGGTGAACATGTAGGCCTGGTAGGGGCGAATGGTGTCGGGAAGTCAACGATGATGAATATCATTACAGGACAACTCATCCATGATGATGGTCGGGTGGAATGGACACCTGGTGTCGAATATGGCTATCTTGATCAACATACGATACTTTCTAAAGGTAAATCGATTCGCGACGTCTTAAGGGATGCATACTTACCTTTATTCGAGCAGGAAAAAGCACTGAATGAAGTTACAGAAAAAATGGGTACAGCCACACCGGAAGAACTTGAAGAACTTTTAGAACAAATGGGTGAAATCCAGGACAAGCTGGAAGCCGGTGGTTTTTACAATCTAGATATTAAAATTGAAGAGGCAGCACGCGGTTTGGGATTAGATGCAATCGGATTGGACCGTGACGTTTCTGCCCTAAGCGGTGGACAACGGACAAAAGTTTTACTTGCCAAATTACTTTTAGAACAGCCTGAAGTACTGCTCCTTGACGAACCGACGAACTACTTGGATGTGGAGCATATCCGCTGGTTGAGCAGCTACTTAAAGGAATACCCTAATGCATTCTTATTAATTTCGCATGATACCGAGTTCATGAACGGAGTCGTCGACGTCATTTTCCATCTTGAATTTTCAAAATTGACTCGTTACACGGCAACTTATGAAAAATTCCTGGAGCTTGCCGAATTGAATAAAAATCAGCACATCAATGCATATGAAAAACAGCGTGAATTCATTAAAAAGCAGGAAGATTTCATTGCTAAAAATAAAGCCCGCTACTCAACGACCGGTCGGGCAAAGAGTCGTCAGAAGCAATTGAACCGCATGGAACGCATCGATCGTCCGGAGACTGCAATGAAACCGACTTTTGACTTCAAAGAATCACGTGCGAGCAGCCGTTATGTATTTGAAGGGGAGGATTTGGAAATCGGATATGACCGCCCATTGCTTCCGAAGCTATCCATGACCATCGAACGAGGAGAAAAAATTGCCGTGGTCGGCTGTAATGGGGTTGGTAAATCCACTCTTTTAAAAACGATTTTGGGTAAAATCGATCCTCTAGGCGGTAAAAGATCACTTGGGGATTTCCTTTTTTCTTCTTATTTTGAACAAGAAGTGAAAGCAGGCGATACGACGCCGATCGATGAAGTATGGAATGCATTCCCGCATCTGGACCAACCGCAGGTACGTGCGATCCTTGCCCGTGTCGGTTTGAAAAACGAGCACATTACACGTCCGATGAGCCATTTAAGTGGTGGTGAGCAATCGAAGGTCCGCTTGTGTAAGCTCATGCTTACCGAAAGTAACTGGCTGCTTTTTGATGAACCGACGAACCATTTGGATGTTGTCGCGAAAGAAGAACTAAAACGTGCATTAAAAGAGTATAAAGGTACGATTATCCTCGTCTGTCATGAACCTGATTTCTATGAAGATTGGATTACCAAAGTATGGGATGTTGAAGAATGGTCGAACAATAATTAA
- a CDS encoding alpha-L-glutamate ligase, which produces MSKIYIIHENEEWTAHLTKRMNELELPYEEWHLDQGVVDLTEEPPEGVFYSRMSASSHTRGHRFAPEMTESVLAWLEQHNRTVFNGSRALRLEVSKVNQYTALTKAGIKTPKTIAAVGKENIMKAAEKLNVASFITKHNRAGKGLGVQLFHSVEALKHYVEGPEFDEPVDGITLIQEYIKAPEPFITRCEFVGGKFIYAVEVDTSEGFELCPADACQIGDLFCPIGEEVEEKPKFQIVQDFHDPIIEKYEAFLKANEISIAGIEFIRNSDGEISTYDINTNTNYNSDAEEAAGQYGMLELAKFLGSELAKQNLNK; this is translated from the coding sequence ATGAGTAAAATTTATATCATTCATGAAAATGAGGAATGGACTGCCCATTTAACCAAAAGAATGAATGAGTTAGAACTTCCCTATGAAGAATGGCATCTTGATCAGGGTGTGGTGGATTTAACAGAGGAACCGCCAGAGGGCGTTTTTTATAGCCGTATGAGTGCAAGCTCACATACTCGTGGGCACCGATTTGCGCCTGAAATGACAGAATCTGTGCTAGCGTGGCTTGAACAGCATAATCGTACAGTCTTCAATGGGTCACGAGCGCTTCGTTTAGAGGTCAGCAAAGTCAATCAATATACGGCACTGACAAAGGCTGGAATTAAGACTCCGAAAACGATCGCAGCTGTAGGTAAGGAAAATATCATGAAGGCAGCAGAGAAATTAAATGTAGCTTCGTTTATCACGAAACATAACCGTGCAGGTAAAGGACTCGGTGTTCAATTATTTCACTCAGTAGAAGCATTGAAACATTATGTGGAAGGTCCAGAATTCGATGAGCCAGTTGATGGGATTACATTAATTCAGGAATACATAAAAGCACCGGAGCCATTCATCACCCGTTGTGAATTCGTGGGTGGCAAGTTTATTTATGCGGTAGAGGTTGATACATCCGAAGGTTTCGAGCTTTGTCCTGCAGATGCATGCCAAATTGGTGACTTATTCTGCCCAATCGGTGAAGAGGTAGAAGAAAAACCAAAATTTCAAATTGTGCAAGATTTTCATGATCCGATTATTGAAAAATATGAAGCGTTTTTAAAAGCGAATGAAATTTCGATTGCAGGAATTGAATTCATTCGTAACAGCGATGGTGAAATCTCCACGTATGACATCAATACCAATACGAATTATAACAGTGACGCTGAGGAAGCAGCAGGCCAATATGGCATGCTTGAATTAGCGAAGTTTCTAGGATCCGAATTGGCGAAACAAAACTTGAACAAATAA
- a CDS encoding class I SAM-dependent methyltransferase has product MKVSYYHSITLMANMLDQANIPYQYTGRSALFVQGVDIDEYKKIDIDVQWDVFNEALDLFSEYAPTKPERSPETASFLMDVEGVSATVRCRFNTTIKTDPYRLSIKMGDMEVWCRSLYSYLYDEEMRKCSSEIHAYLSAKQKGFTAENEQAWNQNNYLALVNRYGDPVELASKIKQNPKWRLHPFYKYMGEISGKKITHLMGSNGVKAVALAILGAEVKVVDFSQENATFANELASGANVSIEYIVSDVLSLSSEHELGNQDLVLMELGVLHYLIDLQPLFEKIKKMLKPGGRFVLHEFHPISTKLITSNGKKHKITGNYFAPAIENNEVAFSKHMPDEEKGSLSKVVQRKWTIGELITSIGQSGLVIKVLEEEPNHKIHDIGLPKTFTLVAERV; this is encoded by the coding sequence ATGAAGGTAAGTTATTATCATTCAATCACATTAATGGCGAACATGTTGGATCAAGCTAATATCCCATACCAATATACAGGTCGATCCGCTCTGTTCGTGCAAGGAGTGGACATCGATGAGTATAAGAAAATCGATATTGATGTACAATGGGATGTCTTTAATGAGGCTTTAGATCTTTTTTCCGAATACGCACCAACAAAGCCTGAAAGAAGTCCTGAGACTGCCTCCTTTCTAATGGATGTCGAGGGGGTTTCTGCCACTGTGCGCTGCCGGTTTAACACGACCATTAAAACGGACCCTTATCGTTTGTCCATTAAGATGGGCGATATGGAGGTTTGGTGCAGGTCGTTATACAGTTATTTATACGACGAAGAAATGAGAAAGTGCAGTTCCGAGATCCATGCTTACTTATCTGCCAAGCAGAAGGGGTTCACAGCGGAAAATGAACAGGCGTGGAACCAGAATAATTATTTAGCGCTGGTCAATCGTTATGGAGATCCCGTGGAATTGGCATCAAAAATCAAGCAAAACCCCAAATGGAGACTGCACCCTTTTTATAAATATATGGGAGAAATATCAGGTAAAAAAATCACTCATTTGATGGGATCGAACGGTGTTAAAGCAGTTGCCCTCGCCATATTGGGAGCTGAAGTGAAAGTCGTTGATTTTTCCCAGGAAAATGCAACGTTTGCAAATGAGCTGGCAAGTGGGGCCAATGTCTCCATCGAGTATATCGTTTCGGATGTCCTTTCACTATCATCCGAGCATGAATTAGGGAATCAGGATTTGGTTTTAATGGAGCTCGGTGTACTTCACTACTTAATAGATCTGCAGCCTTTATTTGAAAAAATTAAAAAGATGCTGAAACCTGGAGGCCGATTCGTCCTGCATGAATTTCACCCGATTTCAACAAAGCTCATTACTTCAAATGGTAAAAAACATAAAATAACAGGCAACTATTTCGCTCCGGCAATCGAAAACAATGAGGTCGCTTTTTCGAAGCATATGCCGGATGAGGAAAAAGGGAGCCTTTCAAAAGTTGTACAGCGTAAATGGACAATCGGGGAACTGATAACGTCAATAGGTCAATCAGGGCTTGTTATTAAAGTGCTCGAGGAAGAACCGAATCATAAAATCCATGATATTGGGCTTCCGAAAACATTTACATTAGTGGCGGAACGAGTGTAA
- a CDS encoding phosphotransferase, whose amino-acid sequence MEKPWLAEYPVSLELAGKLIMLQFPEIELKEIKQLGEGFDNTVIQINGQFVFRFPRRPIAVTLIQVESQLLPSIAGTFPLAIPEPIFFGKPSTLYPYPFTGYKMVKGHLPVEGSVANKAESAKRFAHFLKALHSFPVERAMRLGVQPDGMMRLDVSYRKKSLMENVSNLLKLGFFEQAHAVKDFVETLGEFDVQHPISLVHGDIHIRNVLLDEEGVLAGIIDWGDVHVGNPAIDFSFLYSYFPKEVRRVFFDIYGEIEKETENLARFRAIYMLVTLLVYGIDRHDEELIAITNTGLKFAIEE is encoded by the coding sequence GTGGAAAAGCCTTGGTTGGCAGAATATCCGGTTTCGCTGGAGCTAGCGGGGAAATTGATCATGCTGCAGTTTCCGGAAATTGAGTTGAAAGAGATCAAGCAACTTGGGGAGGGCTTCGATAACACGGTCATACAAATCAATGGGCAATTTGTATTCCGTTTCCCCCGCCGCCCTATTGCGGTTACGTTGATTCAGGTGGAAAGTCAGCTTTTGCCTTCCATTGCAGGCACTTTTCCGCTTGCTATCCCTGAACCGATCTTTTTTGGGAAACCAAGTACACTGTATCCGTATCCTTTTACCGGTTATAAAATGGTAAAGGGACACTTGCCTGTAGAAGGATCAGTGGCAAATAAGGCCGAATCGGCAAAAAGGTTTGCTCATTTTTTGAAAGCTCTTCACAGTTTCCCTGTGGAAAGGGCTATGCGTTTAGGTGTGCAGCCTGATGGGATGATGAGGCTTGATGTATCCTATCGTAAGAAATCGCTAATGGAAAATGTCTCGAATCTATTAAAGCTAGGATTCTTTGAACAGGCGCATGCGGTTAAGGATTTTGTTGAAACCTTAGGTGAATTCGATGTTCAGCACCCGATTTCACTCGTTCACGGAGACATTCATATCCGGAATGTTTTACTCGATGAAGAAGGCGTTCTCGCGGGTATCATTGATTGGGGAGATGTTCATGTCGGGAATCCAGCCATTGATTTCTCCTTTTTATACAGTTATTTCCCCAAAGAAGTGCGCAGGGTTTTTTTTGATATCTATGGTGAAATCGAAAAGGAAACAGAGAATTTAGCCCGGTTCAGAGCAATATACATGCTTGTTACATTACTCGTTTATGGCATAGACCGCCATGATGAAGAGCTGATTGCCATTACGAATACGGGTTTGAAATTTGCTATAGAAGAATAA